A portion of the Bulleidia sp. zg-1006 genome contains these proteins:
- the pepF gene encoding oligoendopeptidase F, producing the protein MDRKEIALEDKWDLSTLFNSDEDFEIALKEVQKEMKSLGKYAGYLNEVASLKEYFDLYYEVEGKLDNVFTYASLRESEDTRQAKASDMYARAYGAYVELVSLVSYVQPELLSLSESELESLMKDEDLKKYHFILEKMAREKAHTLSEKEESILASLQEVLSASSQISSKLMDADMKFDSILDKDGNLHELNASNYILYQTSPDRVLRENSFRSFYKSFKQFNNTLAQTYSTCVTSATGVAKLRHFDSSLKASLYNDAIPQTVYDQLIETIHEYMPVMYRYVALRKKILGLDELHYYDLYTPLSELEMQYDLNQAKEMVVEAVLPLGKDYQDIVRQAFKDRWMDAYPNDGKHSGAFSSGTRTSNPFILTNFSKTLDSVSTIAHEMGHSMHTYFTSHTQEQPYANYSLFIAEVASTVNENLLIEQLLDKETDLKKRLHLLNQYLEGFKGTIYRQTMFAEFEKEAHAHREQGQALTTEYLNDLYEGLVKEYFGDELVMDPEVKYEWSRIPHFYRPFYVYVYATGYSSAIAISEKLRLGSQEDRDNYRHFLSVGSSVYPLEALKIGGVDLNTREPIRLALEKFKSIVEEAEKIVEKL; encoded by the coding sequence ATGGATCGAAAAGAGATAGCTTTAGAAGATAAATGGGATTTAAGTACTTTATTCAACAGTGATGAAGACTTTGAAATTGCCTTAAAAGAAGTCCAAAAAGAAATGAAGAGCTTAGGAAAATACGCCGGTTATTTAAACGAAGTGGCTTCTTTAAAAGAATATTTTGATTTATATTATGAAGTAGAGGGTAAGTTGGACAATGTCTTTACCTACGCTTCTTTAAGAGAAAGTGAAGATACACGTCAAGCCAAAGCTAGCGATATGTATGCACGTGCTTATGGTGCTTATGTGGAACTGGTCAGCTTGGTTTCTTATGTACAACCGGAATTGTTATCGTTAAGTGAATCTGAATTGGAGAGCTTAATGAAGGATGAAGATTTAAAGAAATACCACTTTATTTTAGAGAAGATGGCTCGTGAAAAAGCCCATACGTTAAGTGAAAAGGAAGAAAGTATTTTAGCTTCTTTACAAGAGGTATTAAGTGCTTCTTCTCAAATCAGTTCTAAATTGATGGATGCGGATATGAAGTTTGATTCAATTTTAGATAAAGATGGAAATCTACATGAACTGAATGCATCTAATTATATTCTTTATCAAACCAGCCCAGACCGTGTGTTAAGAGAGAATTCTTTCCGCTCTTTCTATAAGTCGTTCAAACAATTTAATAACACCTTAGCGCAAACATATAGTACTTGTGTGACTAGTGCAACAGGGGTCGCAAAATTACGTCATTTTGATAGCTCTTTAAAGGCTTCTTTATACAATGATGCGATTCCTCAAACGGTGTATGACCAATTGATTGAGACTATTCATGAATATATGCCGGTGATGTATCGCTATGTGGCTTTACGTAAGAAAATTTTGGGCTTAGATGAATTGCATTACTATGATTTATACACACCGCTTAGTGAGTTGGAAATGCAATATGATTTAAACCAAGCCAAAGAAATGGTGGTGGAAGCGGTTTTGCCATTGGGTAAGGATTATCAAGATATTGTTCGTCAAGCTTTTAAGGATCGCTGGATGGATGCATATCCAAACGATGGTAAACATTCCGGGGCTTTCTCGAGTGGAACAAGAACTTCCAATCCATTTATTCTAACCAACTTCTCGAAGACTTTGGATTCGGTTAGTACGATTGCACATGAAATGGGTCATTCTATGCACACGTATTTCACAAGTCATACGCAAGAACAACCTTATGCGAATTATTCCTTGTTTATTGCGGAAGTGGCTTCAACGGTAAATGAGAACTTATTGATTGAACAGCTTTTGGACAAAGAAACGGATTTAAAAAAGCGTCTTCATTTATTAAACCAATACTTAGAAGGATTTAAGGGAACGATTTATCGTCAAACAATGTTTGCGGAATTTGAAAAAGAAGCGCATGCTCACCGTGAACAAGGTCAAGCTTTAACGACTGAATACCTCAATGATTTATATGAAGGATTAGTGAAGGAATACTTCGGTGATGAATTGGTGATGGATCCAGAAGTGAAGTATGAATGGTCACGTATTCCTCATTTCTATCGTCCTTTCTATGTCTATGTATATGCGACAGGCTATAGCTCAGCCATTGCGATTTCTGAAAAGCTTCGTTTAGGTAGTCAAGAAGATAGGGATAATTATCGTCATTTCTTAAGCGTTGGCTCCTCGGTGTATCCTTTAGAAGCCCTCAAGATTGGCGGTGTTGATTTAAACACAAGAGAACCGATTCGTTTGGCTTTAGAGAAGTTTAAGAGCATCGTTGAAGAAGCGGAGAAGATTGTTGAAAAGCTTTAG
- a CDS encoding AI-2E family transporter, which yields MKFKNNPVNQSILLIFILAILLLKMDWIFQSLVHFLSAFHSLLIGAVLAYLVNIVYSFLRKKKIGKGLALGLAYVLILLVMVALLFVMIPELYNSIGALVKNLPSAIQSLGENEQLKKYAPLVVEQIQKVNWQNYIENIVKFVQTNVLNLASGTLSVVNSLVTILSDGLIALIFSIYLLVNKDYLKSEIAKIVHHFLKPDWISKLKYAYGILHRNCRNFIVGQLMEAFILSTLCALGMLLFRFPYALSVGILVGFINIIPIIGAYIGGAIGVFMVFTVKPILALFFIIYLLILQQIESNFIYPKVVGARIGLPAIWVFTTVVIMGSLFGIMGMLVGIPLASTAYQVLQEELKKEPVE from the coding sequence ATGAAATTTAAAAACAATCCAGTTAACCAAAGTATTCTCTTAATTTTTATATTAGCCATCCTCTTATTAAAGATGGATTGGATTTTTCAATCACTTGTGCATTTTCTATCAGCGTTTCACTCCTTACTAATAGGGGCAGTATTAGCGTATTTGGTGAATATTGTTTATAGCTTTTTAAGAAAGAAGAAAATCGGAAAAGGATTGGCTTTAGGATTAGCTTATGTGCTAATCCTACTCGTCATGGTCGCTCTTTTATTTGTGATGATTCCGGAATTATATAACTCTATTGGTGCTTTAGTGAAGAACTTACCAAGTGCGATTCAAAGCCTTGGTGAAAATGAACAGTTAAAAAAATACGCCCCTTTGGTTGTTGAACAAATTCAAAAGGTAAATTGGCAAAACTATATAGAAAATATTGTAAAGTTTGTGCAAACCAATGTTTTGAATTTAGCGAGTGGCACTTTAAGCGTTGTGAATTCCTTGGTGACGATTTTATCGGATGGTTTGATTGCTTTGATTTTCTCGATTTATTTATTGGTGAATAAGGATTATTTGAAGAGTGAAATAGCCAAGATTGTGCACCATTTCTTAAAACCGGATTGGATTTCAAAGTTAAAGTATGCGTATGGTATATTGCACCGAAATTGCCGTAATTTCATCGTTGGTCAGTTGATGGAAGCCTTTATTCTTTCAACTTTATGTGCCTTAGGTATGCTTTTATTTCGTTTTCCATACGCTTTGTCGGTTGGTATTCTTGTTGGTTTTATCAATATTATTCCAATCATTGGTGCTTATATTGGTGGTGCTATTGGGGTATTTATGGTTTTTACTGTCAAACCAATTCTGGCGCTTTTCTTTATTATTTACTTGCTGATATTGCAACAGATTGAAAGTAACTTTATTTATCCAAAGGTTGTGGGAGCTAGAATTGGTTTACCGGCCATTTGGGTATTTACGACCGTGGTTATTATGGGATCTTTATTCGGCATTATGGGTATGTTAGTAGGAATACCACTAGCTTCTACTGCATATCAGGTTTTACAGGAAGAATTGAAGAAAGAGCCGGTTGAATAA
- a CDS encoding glutathione peroxidase, producing MSIYDYTLENRQGEQVSLEQYKGKVLLIVNTATGCGFTPQYKDLQEMYTSFHERGLEIIDVPCNQFAGQTPGNDDEVHEFCTLKYNTSFDQFHKSDVNGEDELPLFTYLKSQKGFAGFGKGPKALAMATMLKKLHPDYKETTDIKWNFTKFLVDRDGRVVERFEPTTSMKKVSQAIETLL from the coding sequence ATGAGCATTTATGATTACACATTAGAAAATCGTCAAGGAGAACAGGTTTCTCTTGAACAATATAAAGGCAAGGTGTTGTTGATTGTAAATACAGCAACCGGTTGCGGTTTTACCCCTCAATACAAGGATTTGCAGGAAATGTATACGTCTTTTCATGAGAGAGGTTTAGAAATTATTGATGTGCCTTGCAATCAATTTGCAGGTCAAACACCGGGCAATGATGATGAAGTGCATGAATTCTGTACTTTAAAATACAACACAAGCTTTGATCAATTTCACAAGTCCGATGTGAATGGCGAAGATGAGTTACCCTTATTTACTTATTTAAAGAGTCAAAAGGGCTTTGCCGGTTTTGGTAAAGGTCCTAAGGCTTTAGCTATGGCAACGATGTTAAAGAAACTTCATCCTGACTACAAAGAAACAACGGATATTAAATGGAATTTTACGAAGTTTTTAGTAGACCGAGATGGTCGTGTGGTAGAACGTTTTGAGCCAACTACGAGTATGAAAAAAGTATCCCAAGCTATCGAAACTTTACTTTAA
- a CDS encoding ParB/RepB/Spo0J family partition protein, giving the protein MITKKVLLKEIVFQDKPNEILKKSIEQRGMAIPVRVKEVDEGYLCLDGHQRLTCLQELGKKEAMVCIENNFKKAGSGFWGHTQNHH; this is encoded by the coding sequence ATGATAACGAAGAAAGTCTTATTAAAAGAGATTGTATTTCAAGATAAACCAAATGAAATATTGAAGAAGTCGATTGAACAAAGAGGAATGGCAATTCCGGTTCGAGTGAAGGAAGTGGATGAGGGTTATCTTTGTTTAGATGGGCATCAACGCTTAACTTGTTTACAAGAATTAGGAAAAAAAGAAGCGATGGTTTGTATTGAAAATAACTTTAAGAAAGCAGGAAGTGGATTTTGGGGTCATACACAAAATCATCACTAA
- a CDS encoding pseudouridine synthase encodes MQRLQKVIAQAGIASRRKAEELIAQGKVKVNGKVVREMGLQVSAEDEIIVNGQSIQKEERVYFLLNKPKKMISTVHDDLKRATIMDCFPNVKQRIFPVGRLDYETTGLLLVTNDGEFANAMMHPRNQMEKTYEVFVDGYLEDSMLAKLKAGVPLEDGITLPAKVEVLSRSRKTNKTRIHLTIQEGRNREIRRMMAYFGVDIHTLKRIAYSFLDLGNLRQGEYRRLKSFEVKKLLNSAACKR; translated from the coding sequence ATGCAACGATTACAGAAAGTCATTGCTCAAGCCGGCATCGCATCAAGAAGAAAAGCGGAAGAATTAATTGCTCAAGGAAAAGTGAAAGTAAATGGTAAAGTTGTTCGGGAAATGGGGCTTCAAGTTTCTGCTGAGGATGAAATTATCGTTAATGGACAAAGTATTCAAAAAGAAGAAAGGGTTTATTTTCTTTTGAATAAACCGAAGAAAATGATTAGTACGGTTCATGATGATTTGAAAAGAGCGACGATTATGGATTGTTTTCCAAATGTGAAACAACGTATTTTTCCGGTCGGTCGTTTGGATTATGAAACAACGGGTTTATTATTAGTAACAAATGATGGTGAATTTGCGAATGCAATGATGCATCCTAGAAATCAGATGGAGAAAACCTATGAAGTTTTCGTAGATGGTTATTTAGAGGATAGTATGTTAGCGAAATTAAAGGCCGGTGTTCCATTAGAAGATGGTATTACCTTACCAGCTAAAGTAGAAGTTCTTTCCCGAAGTCGTAAAACGAATAAGACACGCATTCATTTAACGATTCAGGAAGGTCGTAATCGCGAAATTAGAAGAATGATGGCTTACTTTGGCGTGGATATTCATACCTTAAAAAGAATTGCTTATTCTTTCTTGGATTTGGGGAATTTAAGACAAGGAGAATATCGTCGTCTAAAGAGCTTTGAAGTAAAAAAGCTACTTAATTCAGCAGCTTGTAAGCGTTAA